ttaaatacatattaggAAATGATGAAGAAATTGAGGAAATACACCCTTTTTGCTACTGCTAATAGCGTACgcaataactatttttaagaaaaatcttaTCACTTTTAAATGATCAGAaccaaatcaaattttaatgggttttgaataaagaaagagtcatttaaataagttcACACAGTCGAAACCAATGAGATAAGAAAgcgaaaaacaaaaacagttgATTCAtgcctcctccttttttgaagtcggttaaaaagagAACTGATCATGCAAGAAAAGCCCCATAGatcttatttctttataaagttaataattttttacatacacagtttatataaagtggtaaattattgtatattatacaattggAGTGGTATCGAATCCGCCAGTTGCGTAAAGTGCCTGTCCCAAGAGGTCATGGTACAAGTTACAAACTAGATGTCTAGATATAGTCTAGACTAGAAATAACGGTAtgtgtagtttatttataaattactttaaaacatGATCTTTGAACGAGGTCTCAACCACATGAATCGTCGTGAAATGCCACAAaatttcgtaaataaattgtaatataatttattgatattttataatttaattgcatcgaacaaagtattatttattgcaatttgaAAACTAtagtgtgtgtatgtatgttagaacatattacataaatgaCTTGAAGAATTGTAAGATAATGTTTTAACTACTAAAAGGTTTCTCAagataaaatcaatacaataaaagctTATATCTTGTTCCAATAACTAATTGTAACGTTTATAAACTTACTTAACAAGTCGATTGCAAGTGACCGAGCTGTGGATGAAACTTCCTCACTCTCCTTTctaatgattttgttttttaattcaacttttatccatactaatgttatagaggtgaagagtttgttgGGTTGAACgagctaatctcaagaactactgacccgatttgaaaaattctttcagtgttagatagcctcTTTATCGAggttataggttatatatgtactacgggggAAGTCGggtcggaccgctagtaattaatgtacctcaaatatatcttttttattgtaagcCAAATTTCCTCCCGCAGCTTCGTTATCAGaatgaaagaagaaagaaataaattaattgtcaatacaaaaaacaaacaccgTATGTGCGGTGAACAGAAAACAAAAAGATTTGCTTCTGATCAGGGGGAAAAAATTACAGTTCTGGGGTTTTACCCGCATAGGTTTCCTAAGATTTTCGGAAAAACTTCTCTTTTtcctgtttccttttcttgatgaaattatagtttttaataggTATAAAACACacttatatatcattttgCCATAATGTTGTTTGCTTATTATTATGggttgtattaaattatttgtataatacatttatatctatttttctattacgAAATTTAGCTTCTAAAAGAGATAATAGAATAagattaatgataaaaaatgaagTATACGGACACAAAAGACTAAAAAGGCTTTGTCATGGGGTGAAAGGCGAGCAAGGACTGGCCAATCGGGTGACCATGTTCACACAATAATagaggtatattttttatttttcatttttaaatgaaatattattttattgaagtacTAAGTATTGtatttgcttttgttttaaatctagTTCTGGGGCTTTATCCGCATAGTTCTCATTTCCGTAGAATTTTCTAGATAAAAACTTCCCTTCGTCCTGTCTCAGATATATCTTTGTATccaattttatccaaatctgTACAGTGGTATAGGCAGTAAGAAGAAATGAACAGCGAGTTActttagaattattaatatttgaaggGATAGTTGGGATAGCAGTGATTTTAACACAAACTGTGTCCAACAGGtactaataaactattttgtttttttttatccctcTACAATCCTAAGTCGGAGCACATGGTTAATCGAATGACCTTAGGAAatcgtatttgttattatttaaataaaaaaaatctttaaagatATGACATGCGATAAATATTATCAGTGAGGTTCATATTACAGACATAACCTCTAATAATATTCCCTGAGACAGGGTTAGGATATGTTTCTAAGGTTAGATCAAGGTCTAAGGACggatattatattacagtGCTAATTCCGGATGGTATATACATTACGTTATATACATAGGGGTCTATTTGACCTCctatgtaattatgtatttcaatgTACCGCTAACAAGGAATTTCCGAAAAGTCATAGATCCACaactttattcatattttaaatcattgtgTGTGTCTGTGCTTGTAAAAGTCACGTTATCACATACGACGATTAATTGACTCAGAAAGTTACAGAGATCTTtgactttgtttttaaatggtCAGAACTCGACCACATATAAGTGGAACAAGTGGTCATCAGAATCATACAAATCGGCTTATCCCTCACAAAGTTATAAGGTAACAAACcctaaaacacaattaaactgataacaaataatattataaaataatagcataATGATCGGAACAGAATTATAAACCATACAAAAAAACGTAATAACTAAATCAGTacatagtaaaattttaaagcattcaaatgctttgcttagaaaaaaattgattttcacCTCATGACcgaatttttacatttaaatttgggtcatttaatatgaaactgtaaatgtttttgttgccTCTTGTTTCAATGATATAGACACCCTACAGTATTGAAGGTTCGTGGCCAAGTTGGATAACTGGCGCTAGCTCGAGGCAAAATGTGCAATGCACTTGCAGTTTTTTGCCagttcttattaaaattaccaaaCTTTAAGATGAACTTTTAGATAATGAAGATGTTTATGATTGAATTTCAATATACCCGTAATGAAACTTTTGTAACTCGCTTTTTTAGACttttttaatgacatattGAATACTTAAATGAAAACACCCTACCCAAAGTCTTAAATACTTTCCTTGTCCCTTTTCCCTGCAGACAAAACGGGCATTTGCAGAAGAACTTTTGCAGAAACGGGTGATGTATGGGCTGTGGTGGCTTACCATCGATCCAGAGAGTTTCTGAATCAGAAACTAgctctaatataaaaaaatagcaaaattaaACTCTGTAAAATTCGAGCAATTTACGTTAATATTTGCTAACAGTCTCTACTGTTTTTGCTTCAATAAATACGTACAATTCTAACATATCGCCTTCAATTTACGGATGAACACTCATTCGATTGACCGTTGCAAAACGGGCcaattacaaaatgtatacTTTATCTGATTTAACGGTTTAAATTTACACCTATTCAAGTCGAATTACCCATTTTGCTATGTTAAACGGTGAAGCAATGACGTGTATTTatgaattgaatttgttttcatgCTCATTTTGCAACAAACAAGCGAAAAAAAATTGCTGGAATATAATTGCATTAGTAAGTCACgtagaatcataaaaaaaaaaaaattaaacagacaAATTTACTTCTAAACAATTGAGTTTCTATTTATTGGTAGCATAAGACTGAAGATATTATGACAATATTACGTTTACGTTGTTTCCTTATTtatggaaattaaatttttttttctaaactcCAGATaacaatgattaattataaccTAATAAAGGAACTATGCTTACACAATACAATCTTTGTTATGTACGATATTATATCACATGGAGCAAGATAAGTCCATGAGCGTTCCGGTGTCCGACTCTGTTCCGACTATTGTTTTAACGCGTAATGCACTTTCATTGTATTACTAGCACTTTAGAACAAAATTTCTGGACTGTAACTTAGttcttaacatttttttccttaaaagTTTTCCAGGCCTCCATTATGTTAATCTTTTGAAATTCTATTACAGGGTGAAGGCACATCGCGAGTAAGCAGAAGACCAACCACAACTGATAGAAGTTcaagtaatattaatagagCAGAAGATTATCAACCAACATTCCGACCGAGGGGTATAAGAAGAAGAGAAGAAAGTCCCGAACCAATAACTCCTCGATCAAGAAGTAGAAGTAGATTGCCAGAGAAAGAAAATGTAGTCGCTCAAATCGACGTTACTCAAGCTCAACAATCACGACCAAATGAGCAATTTGAATCAAGAAGATCGAATTCTCGAACAAGAACAAGGCCTACTGAAATCACAGCAACTTCTGAAAAGACATTAAGTCGTGAAAATGTTATTCGGGCCAGATCACGACAAAGTGGACGAAGAAATTCTCCCACTCCACTAAGCCAAACTCAAGCCACTGTTACTTTATCCTCGAGGTCAGTGGATACAAAACAGGACGCATCAAATGTCAAATTAGATGAAATATCTAAACCCATTCCAACTGCTGAAACTATTCCTGCTAATCAGTTTCGAAGGCGGAGTTCAACAGTAAGCACATTAGAAGAGACAAAACCTGCACGATCCCGAGGACGATATGATTCTAGAATAAATACAAGCTCACTTGATTTAGAAGTTTCTGGCACAACAAACACATTTACTGCTACAGCCAAGGAACAGTCTGTATTACGAGAAAATGATTTACGGAATTCAAGGAAGTTGAGGTACAAAACAAGAACATCAGAAACGGATACTAATTTAACTGGAGATGGAATAGTCGCGACGAATGAAGTCATAAAATCTAGTCAAAAAAATGACTTAACTAGTCAAAGAGAAACAAAATCACCTAGTTCATCGACTACTGAAAGAGTTTCTTCATCTACCGGTACTTTAAAATCAATGAAAGTTGTTAGACGGCCAATTTCTCGTGGTACTTCAACTAAATCAGTTGTTGTGAAAAATAAGTCTAAAGTTTCCGATGAGATAAGCGAGGATGACAATTATCCGGAGAGTTTTAAAGCTCTAATACAAGCTAAAAATGCGGTAAGTTTATACAGTTCCTACTGTGTAGGTCACAACTTCTTTTTATCTATAgacaatatttatgtgtttatttaaatgcaaaatcaAAACTAACACTCTTTATCAGGTAATACTAACACATGGTATAAAAGTATACTAAATTTTCATGAACCAATTCTTTTCACTTTCAGACACAACCAAACTCTCCGTCAAGCGAGAGTTTGTCAGTGAAAGCATCACAAGTTTCTAAAACTTACGCTTCACCCACACAATCCATCATCACGGGTCCTGGCACTGACAAAAATTCTCGGGTAATATACACAGAAAAGAAAAACTATTCTACATCGTacatatattacttaaaattcCATTGGATATCTGAGCTCTTGCTAATAAATCCAcccacattttttatattttttaattaccttcATTAACTGTCACGACCGTTACATCGATTGATTAATAGATACTTACATAAACTTACCGGTAGTCAGGCATGGAAGTAAAATAACAATGCATCAAAATCACTTTACCCAAACTGTGGAAAtaatcttcttttttattaattaatgaaattgacTTTTCAGCTTCGCAAAAAAGTGAAATTAGAAGAAAATTCAGATActgatcaaaataaaattggaacaATTGCAACAACAACAATATTAACAACTACAACAAGTACAACGAGTTCTACTACGACAACTTCTACTACCACAGAACAGTCAAAGTCTCGGTCTTCTGCTTACCGTCCACGTGGATCGTATTTAccgagaaataaaaaagtaaatagtaCTCCTTCTGACATCTCCAGTACATCAGCTAGTCCCAGCACAGAAAGACAATACAAATTTAGtcgaaaatttaaaagtgtaaCAAATGCGCCCAATACTGATGTAGTTCTGAAAACAAAACGAGTAGATAATTCTATAACAAAAAAGCCAGTAATCCGTTCATCATTATTTTCGAGAAAAAATGACCCACCGAACAATGCCACAGTAATACCATTAAATGAAAATCGTAAACGCGACCGCGTCCAATCagctaattattttaaagttagaaGAACATTACCAAGCACGTCATATTATTCAAGGCAAAGGAACAATATATCAAGTACCACAGAAACAAATACTGTAGTCGATACTGAGACTGCTATCGCTGATAAAAAGACCGAAAACTCAAATGATCTTCCTTTAATtttcacttatttaaataatccacCAAAATCTACAAACAAGCACAATGAAAGCGAGAAATTTTCACGTGAAAATAGTACTGAAAatgagataataaataaagcggAGGAaagtgaaaacaaaattattgtaaacacTGAAGTAACTACTCAAAAATATCATGCAAACTATAAGGGAGATACTGAACCTAATCAAAAATCGGTGACAAGCGCTACTCCAGCCATTAGAAATATTCAGACTAGAAAGTATGGACGTAAACCTATAAAAACAAGGGATCAAGCTTTGAATTCATCTCCagtgatttttaaaacaaaagaacgAAATGTACGAAAATATAGCGATACATTTTCCAAAACAACTGAGGCTCCAGGAAATAGCGTAAGTTAATtagttgaattattttttccaGAATAATTGAACGTGAACCATTAATTTGGAGGTGTGTACTGTGTACTAGCTTTACATCCAcatgtatgttttaattgttcaTCAGTTTATCCACTAATgacatattcatataaaaagaacATTACCATACATTTTAACTCGACAGCTACAACTCACATTTTTCAGATACAACCAGAACCCgaaaaacctaaaaataagtttagttCCAAATACAGAGCATCTTATTTAGATAAGCCATTTTACAAACCCACTGTTCCCACGGTCACTCCATCTACTGTAAGTAACATTTTCATgacatatttacaattattaatacagattaaactcatttattattaacatactgAATTAACATTTGAATCAAACCGACCAAATCCcctttatgaaatttatgagACATCATTTACTAACTGCATTTATCCTATCTAACAAAATTGCAATAATCATTATGGCATTACAAAGTTTTATGTACGTTGGAGAATATGATCAGTTTTATTTGCAACATAATGANNNNNNNNNNNNNNNNNNNNNNNNNNNNNNNNNNNNNNNNNNNNNNNNNNNNNNNNNNNNNNNNNNNNNNNNNNNNNNNNNNNNNNNNNNNNNNNNNNNNNNNNNNNNNNNNNNNNNNNNNNNNNNNNNNNNNNNNNNNNNNNNNNNNNNNNNNNNNNNNNNNNNNNNNNNNNNNNNNNNNNNNNNNNNNNNNNNNNNNNNNNNNNNNNNNNNNNNNNNNNNNNNNNNNNNNNNNNNNNNNNNNNNNNNNNNNNNNNNNNNNNNNNNNNNNNNNNNNNNNNNNNNNNNNNNNNNNNNNNNNNNNNNNNNNNNNNNNNNNNNNNNNNNNNNNNNNNNNNNNNNNNNNNNNNNNNNNNNNNNNNNNNNNNNNNNNNNNNNNNNNNNNNNNNNNNNNNNNNNNNNNNNNNNNNNNNNNNNNNNNNNNNNNNNNNNNNNNNNNNNNNNNNNNNNNNNNNNNNNNNNNNNNNNNNNNNNNNNNNNNNNNNNNNNNNNNNNNNNNNNNNNNNNNNNNNNNNNNNNNNNNNNNNNNNNNNNNNNNNNNNNNNNNNNNNNNNNNNNNNNNNNNNNNNNNNNNNNNNNNNNNNNNNNNNNNNNNNNNNNNNNNNNNNNNNNNNNNNNNNNNNNNNNNNNNNNNNNNNNNNNNNNNNNNNNNNNNNNNNNNNNNNNNNNNNNNNNNNNNNNNNNNNNNNNNNNNNNNNNNNNNNNNNNNNNNNNNNNNNNNNNNNNNNNNNNNNNNNNNNNNNNNNNNNNNNNNNNNNNNNNNNNNNNNNNNNNNNNNNNNNNNNNNNNNNNNNNNNNNNNNNNNNNNNNNNNNNNNNNNNNNNNNNNNNNNNNNNNNNNNNNNNNNNNNNNNNNNNNNNNNNNNNNNNNNNNNNNNNNNNNNNNNNNNNNNNNNNNNNNNNNNNNNNNNNNNNNNNNNNNNNNNNNNNNNNNNNNNNNNNNNNNNNNNNNNNNNNNNNNNNNNNNNNNNNNNNNNNNNNNNNNNNNNNNNNNNNNNNNNATTGCAATAATCATTATGGCATTACAAAGTTTTATGTACGTTGGAGAATATGATCAGTTTTATTTGCAACATAATGATCATTGcacaaatttttcaaaacctTACTATCACTGTTTAAAcaaagttgaaataaaaaaatatgtaacgaGAAGTTTCTTGTTGCTAAAGGCTGGGCTGAAATTCTTCGTGACTGATGAGTTTACAAAGTCCGTCGATGAGCCGATATTGTACGGGAATGAGTTCTCTGATGTCACAACAGAAATAATGTCAAGAATGAACGTCACATCATCAGCATTATCTCACGAATCATCCTTAGAACTGGTTAATGGAATCATTTAGACTTACCATCGCATCACTATTCACCTTTGCATTTCCCacttttgtataatatgttaattaagcTGTCATAAGgagacaattaaatttttcattgcatttaattaactttgatAGATTGTCtcctaattataatatatttagaataatttaattatatttatgaattgaactgtgtttaaataatcagattgctttaaaattatttaaacacagttttgtttacaaactaataaaaacatgtagaATATCATTACACTAACAAcatgaagaaattaaataaatttcattttaacattttgttttaatgttgtacattcattttatttatgtaatatacattaaataccaAAATTATCTTCAAATATCTTGTTTAGGTAGTCATTtacttaaaagtaataaagagGCTTTGGTCTATGCACATCTTTTCAGTATTCCAGGGTATCTTggtaatctttataaatatcttctttttattatcttgttctttatttctatactTATGGGTGAGAACACCTTTTATTTCAGGAACAGGGAGAAGAAATACAATTAGGGCCCGAATTGAATGCTATAGCTATAACTAAGACACGTCGGCCATTAACTTCGGCCGATTTGAGACTGTCTGAAAGCTTGACGAAACCTTTACAAGTATTAAATGTTGAAGCATCACAACATTCACCATCAGTAACAGTATCCATATTTGATGCTTTAGCTGAAATACTCACGTCAACGCCAAAACCTCGAATCTCTACAACGACCGAAGTTTTACCAAAACAAACTACCGATTCCAATGTAAAGCAAACACTTAATGGCGTGAGTAACAACGTTAATGTAAATAGTGGCACAGGCTTTGCAAGTAAGGAAACGGTAACATCAAAGGATAATTTGAACACAAATGCTATGTTTGTACAAACCACTGAAcagaataaacaaattgtgTTTAACAGTATGCCGGTTGGGGAAAATGTTACACCGTCACTAAAAGCAGAAGACGAAAAAACCATCTCTGTTACCCCACCCCAAACAACTTCCACTCCTCCTCCTACTACTCCTTTGTCTGCCCGTAAACCATTTGCTATCAGAGTTTTATATTCTGAAACTGAAACTCCAATTGACAGAATGACAACTGCTGCATCAACAACAAATGTGCTGTCTACTGACAAACCGACAATGGTATATAATAGCATATCTGAtcttttattatctaataacGGACTAGTTTCTTCTGGACTAACAAGCATGTTATCGAGTAACATTAGAAGCATTATTGAAGGTATGGACGAAGAAAGTAAATCTAGGCTATCTGTAGGTATGACTAATTTGTTAAACACGTTGAATCCTGACGCTTTTAGCAGGGTTCCGATAGTTGATGATAGTTCCCCTCCTAATACTACGCCTTACAGTTTGGAGGATATTAAAGACActgcaaatattaatataataaatgaaccaTCTGACGATACAAATAATGTCCTCCAAAGTGTAgacattgaaaaaattgtaaatagcaCGGAAATGCTTGATAATTCACAAATGGTCAATACTGAGTCTAGCGTGTctgtaaatacaatacaacCCACGGAAATTACCGAAACTACCGTATTTGCATCTGATACAGAGACATCAATTATTGATACTACCATAAGACAAGATTTACAGGTCTCTACTAGTACTATCAAAACTACAGAATTATTTATCTCTGAATCAGGTTCAAGTACAATTACTAACAATGATATTATCCCTGAAAACTCCACCGAGGACCCTGTTAACAATCTTAAATCAGTCCTATCTTCTACCAACTCTCCAAAAGAAGACGTTATTCCTATTGAATTAAACAGTTTGCGAGAAGATTCTCTAGATACTCAATTACAATCACCAGTTTCTTCAATTCAGTTGTCACTAAATGAATCAGATGAAGCTAATGATTTGCAAGATCCAGGACAAGTGTCACAACTACAATTGTGGGTATTGTCAAAAAAAGCTCGCGTTCTCAAAATGATTGAAGATCTATTACGTGAtcataacaatgaaattagTAATCCACCATTCAATAACCTCATTAATCGCAAAAACAGCTCAAGTGCCTTAATGTCTAGTCGCTTGACGGAGATAATGAATACCATGACCTTGACGACTGTTACTTCTGACActgataaaattgaaacaagTTCAACAACATTTCCTAACGATTTCCTTAATCCCACGACTAAATCCATTACCACATCCCCATCAACAGTTCCTTTAGAAACCACTACAACTAACAATGCATTTATAGCAACTACCCTAATCAATGACGATCcattaacaaatacaataaaaactgaTGAATCAACGTTAGAGACTGCTAGCAATGTTGCTGATGCGTTCACTAATGATATATCGATTATGAGTGCTACACTCTCAACTAGCCAAGATGAAACAACGACAGAGGCAGTTAAAGAGaaagaaaatgataatttagAAACTGTGCCTTCAAGCACTACGAGTGATTATGATTTAACAACTAAAATTGAAACGGAAACTACTACAATACTAAGAACAACAACTCTAGATGAGCCAGATAATACGACACCCTCAGGTATAGAAACTGCTACAACTACAGTtacaaatgatattaaatcaaatgacATAATAACAGTCAGCAATCAGCAAAACTTTGCTACACAATCAACCATTCcaaaaaaagattttgttatttttggaaTACTTCCTAATAATACAGTGGTACGTAAAGATCCTAACGATAACCCACTGGAAGCATTAACAGAAGCAAGTCCATATATCATTTACGGCGTACTAccaaataacacaataatacGCAAGTTTCCGAATGGAACTCGAGTGCCACAAATCATGCAAAAAATTGACGTACTACCAATCAGTCCATGGAGTCTAAAAAATCCATACAGCCCCATCCATAACATTCCGGCCATTGTCAGACCACAGTCTAACCCTATCCGAGTTTCCACTAATACTGTGATATCCAAAGACACTTCAAATAACGAAAAGGAAAACCGATTAACCATCGACACTGTAAATAACCTACAAGTAATGGTATTGATTTTATGTTGTTTAGCTTGAACGCTGTGCTTTGGGCTTCACTTTTTTCCTTTTGTATAGAACACATTCACGCGTAGATGGGGTAAGTTGGTGATGGTCTTGTAGTAAGCTGTATGCATGATCCTTGGGAAATAGTAAAGCTTTTAACAACATTGCGAggcataacatattatttcataattgcaGATACCCTCATCGGcacttaatataaaagatagcAGTTCATTGGGTATAACTACCTCCACACAGCCACCTGCTGAAAAAAGCACTGCCTCGCATGTTTTAAGTTTACGCACAACTACAATGCTACCTTCTGTTGATGAGATTCTGCTTAATAGTATATCTTTGGCCACTAAAGAGGAGATGGTCATATCTTCAATGACAAGTTCAACTCCTGAAACAAGAATATTAACACTGGATATCGATCCGgaggtataataataatttacatcaaATCATATTGACATCTTAATCATGCTTTGGtggattaatattttttttaattatattaattatgcatACTCACTAACgaggaaaattaaaaattacgaaaCTGCctttaacactttttttttatttaaaattaaacgtaaCGTGGTTAAAGGTAAGTGGTGAAGGAACtgcatatgtattatttatttgtttcctaTATTTCGTAATCGCGAGTAaaggataatattttttatgaatgcaTTACAGACTAAACAAATCCGAACTGAGAAACCTGATGATGCTAATGGAAACAcagtattcaaatttattccaATAGAAGACGTCACGGTAGCGTCTACACAAGAGTCTAATGTTTTGAAACTGGCTTCACCTAAAATTCCTAAATTAACTACAGTTAATAATCTTCAAACTACAACCATTTTGAGTACAACTGAAATTAATACACAAACACCACAATTACAAATGAATACAGAaagtaacaatgaaataactaCAACAGTACAAACTTCTGTAGGCACGCCATTTGAACTAAGTACTGAAACAGTCAGAGATGAGCCTCCTACGCCTGTATTTATGGATGAACCTCTTGTCACTACTGAAACCCAAGTAACAACATTGGCAGAAACGACACTCGTGTCTTCTGTTACATCGGATGCGCCGGCTACTGCCGAGTTAAGTAACTTTAACCCTACGCCGAGCAGCATTTTATCTGATGGAAGTACAACCGAGACTACAACTGTAACAACCGAAACATCATACATGCCTACGACATTACCAATATCAACATTCCGTGTGCCTACAGCAACCTCAGTAGCTAGTGCAACAAATATAGTGTATCAAATGCAAACTGAACGAAATCCAAAAAATATAGGTGGTTTTGAAAATGCTAAAATTTTGGAAAATCAGCAACAGGAGAACGCAAAACTTTTACAAGCACTTTTATTAGCCATGGGTCAAAAACCAGCTAGCAAAGTGAACTCTAATGCTATCACTAAAGTGCAAACAACAACCGTGCGGTCTATTGAAGAGGATATAAGGCAATTCGAAGAAGATACGAAATTGTTAAAAGCGTTACTGCAAGCTACTGGAAGAGATCCTACATCCCTAAATATACCTTCATTGGGTGATGtcaaatctatactaacaACAACGCCCGCCATTGCAACAACAACTTTTAAAACTTCAACAACTCCTATAACTACAACTCAATCAGTACCACCTACAACACAAGCATCAATAGTCAAATCAACAACATCCTCAATAaacaatgacataaaacaattacaagaAGATACCAAACTATTACAAGCGCTATTGCAAGCTACGAGTAATAGAAATGTCGATAATAATAAGCCTATAATTTCGGGTATAACATCAAATGTGAGAATTGCTTCTAATCCATTAACAACTTCAA
The sequence above is a segment of the Zerene cesonia ecotype Mississippi chromosome 17, Zerene_cesonia_1.1, whole genome shotgun sequence genome. Coding sequences within it:
- the LOC119833245 gene encoding mucin-5AC-like isoform X4, with product MRAGVWWGAIALTLLLVASNAIRTVQGEGTSRVSRRPTTTDRSSSNINRAEDYQPTFRPRGIRRREESPEPITPRSRSRSRLPEKENVVAQIDVTQAQQSRPNEQFESRRSNSRTRTRPTEITATSEKTLSRENVIRARSRQSGRRNSPTPLSQTQATVTLSSRSVDTKQDASNVKLDEISKPIPTAETIPANQFRRRSSTVSTLEETKPARSRGRYDSRINTSSLDLEVSGTTNTFTATAKEQSVLRENDLRNSRKLRYKTRTSETDTNLTGDGIVATNEVIKSSQKNDLTSQRETKSPSSSTTERVSSSTGTLKSMKVVRRPISRGTSTKSVVVKNKSKVSDEISEDDNYPESFKALIQAKNATQPNSPSSESLSVKASQVSKTYASPTQSIITGPGTDKNSRLRKKVKLEENSDTDQNKIGTIATTTILTTTTSTTSSTTTTSTTTEQSKSRSSAYRPRGSYLPRNKKVNSTPSDISSTSASPSTERQYKFSRKFKSVTNAPNTDVVLKTKRVDNSITKKPVIRSSLFSRKNDPPNNATVIPLNENRKRDRVQSANYFKVRRTLPSTSYYSRQRNNISSTTETNTVVDTETAIADKKTENSNDLPLIFTYLNNPPKSTNKHNESEKFSRENSTENEIINKAEESENKIIVNTEVTTQKYHANYKGDTEPNQKSVTSATPAIRNIQTRKYGRKPIKTRDQALNSSPVIFKTKERNVRKYSDTFSKTTEAPGNSIQPEPEKPKNKFSSKYRASYLDKPFYKPTVPTVTPSTEQGEEIQLGPELNAIAITKTRRPLTSADLRLSESLTKPLQVLNVEASQHSPSVTVSIFDALAEILTSTPKPRISTTTEVLPKQTTDSNVKQTLNGVSNNVNVNSGTGFASKETVTSKDNLNTNAMFVQTTEQNKQIVFNSMPVGENVTPSLKAEDEKTISVTPPQTTSTPPPTTPLSARKPFAIRVLYSETETPIDRMTTAASTTNVLSTDKPTMVYNSISDLLLSNNGLVSSGLTSMLSSNIRSIIEGMDEESKSRLSVGMTNLLNTLNPDAFSRVPIVDDSSPPNTTPYSLEDIKDTANINIINEPSDDTNNVLQSVDIEKIVNSTEMLDNSQMVNTESSVSVNTIQPTEITETTVFASDTETSIIDTTIRQDLQVSTSTIKTTELFISESGSSTITNNDIIPENSTEDPVNNLKSVLSSTNSPKEDVIPIELNSLREDSLDTQLQSPVSSIQLSLNESDEANDLQDPGQVSQLQLWVLSKKARVLKMIEDLLRDHNNEISNPPFNNLINRKNSSSALMSSRLTEIMNTMTLTTVTSDTDKIETSSTTFPNDFLNPTTKSITTSPSTVPLETTTTNNAFIATTLINDDPLTNTIKTDESTLETASNVADAFTNDISIMSATLSTSQDETTTEAVKEKENDNLETVPSSTTSDYDLTTKIETETTTILRTTTLDEPDNTTPSGIETATTTVTNDIKSNDIITVSNQQNFATQSTIPKKDFVIFGILPNNTVVRKDPNDNPLEALTEASPYIIYGVLPNNTIIRKFPNGTRVPQIMQKIDVLPISPWSLKNPYSPIHNIPAIVRPQSNPIRVSTNTVISKDTSNNEKENRLTIDTVNNLQVMIPSSALNIKDSSSLGITTSTQPPAEKSTASHVLSLRTTTMLPSVDEILLNSISLATKEEMVISSMTSSTPETRILTLDIDPETKQIRTEKPDDANGNTVFKFIPIEDVTVASTQESNVLKLASPKIPKLTTVNNLQTTTILSTTEINTQTPQLQMNTESNNEITTTVQTSVGTPFELSTETVRDEPPTPVFMDEPLVTTETQVTTLAETTLVSSVTSDAPATAELSNFNPTPSSILSDGSTTETTTVTTETSYMPTTLPISTFRVPTATSVASATNIVYQMQTERNPKNIGGFENAKILENQQQENAKLLQALLLAMGQKPASKVNSNAITKVQTTTVRSIEEDIRQFEEDTKLLKALLQATGRDPTSLNIPSLGDVKSILTTTPAIATTTFKTSTTPITTTQSVPPTTQASIVKSTTSSINNDIKQLQEDTKLLQALLQATSNRNVDNNKPIISGITSNVRIASNPLTTSMGSNPTTSFNVRPVYTTTRAPFTSTVKSQIVTVSTFQPTTEDIGISTTFQPINKIMSTTTPNSRITITTEIPSSSTYSDEEDLLFLQNLKSVLNTNNKNEDPETALANRVIALAVERSLNEIQQGKSVGTTEVMTTTTPKPTTTTRTTTTRITTTPRQNMLSIEDDIKQFEQDTKLLQALLKATGQDPSKFNIPTLPTVTTTRPAAIQSNKGIPPTTSIKPQNIKIAVKDDLKNEQDDAKLLQTLIKLQDAQETTTVRSKLAITGHDPDEALKKLIQKTQPAGMMSEATKSSISLSTEYGNSNDALLAALLKEQGFGPTTASSLDEQLRLAALLNQVVVTPKARRTTTPPPPPPAPRRPILDGLAWLWQQWRETGPGPGGSRPSRPASVRQPTPSQATSSRVNWFGSGPFVGNADEGPPANRIPLEPPSAVEQGPGRGQLVSAAINVTRAFSQFLGAAIQGAAQTVQSVFRAGQKAASDMYTNGSGGSG